One part of the Persephonella sp. genome encodes these proteins:
- a CDS encoding TonB-dependent receptor plug domain-containing protein, translating to MERKKCIIILNLLLFCLSFGQQLDTLLKEYTDLSQLYRQTRQESEGHLIIITREDIKKFQYHTLSDVLKSLRYFSLQRNQYGEKILSYATIYPLENSTVRIFINDHEISAVFRKTALPLWADLPLDFVEHIEIYQGESAIKFNNEAAGTIIKIYTKKPERENGGRIRAMLSSKYGNLFSFYSGWELPGSSAFSFFIGKSRQISQKYYNQGSDTRLDEKNYYGYVSFFIKGWFLESAVANKNSSRFRGDTLKKFPLSSDFENSHGYISIEKIVSKELGLKIRIYADRISSDTIENGEKTDPIIAVNPIEPVLFWNRNVESYKAGIDFYGQIKKGSNVLSYGGKIQKTGYRLTDMRDKKVIKDRNSEHYRSVFVEDVYNITPYLGIVGGVKYESMERKYGKDIDTTLWRMGLISLFSEKNYFKLFVSKYYTPPYFVEIYTNPDLKKQKNRSLTGEFSYKTQLGRFIFTAGFIKVHNSIMIDPVSYVYYNTDETLKYRFYSVDYIKKIGNFILKTDFFTVKVNKKSYKTAPSKGGFFKLGYLKDTVSFFVELIYREGYRFGNRYIKSGYDLTGGIKVQIIENGYIEFKGYNLLNKGLRTPAFKDPDFTYYLDDRKLTISFVKEF from the coding sequence ATGGAAAGAAAAAAATGTATAATCATACTTAATCTCCTGCTTTTCTGCTTATCTTTCGGTCAGCAGTTGGACACACTTTTAAAAGAATACACAGATCTGTCTCAGCTTTACAGACAAACCCGACAAGAATCTGAAGGACATCTGATAATAATAACAAGGGAAGATATAAAAAAGTTCCAGTATCACACCTTATCAGATGTTCTAAAATCCTTGAGATACTTTTCTCTCCAGAGAAACCAATACGGAGAAAAAATACTTTCCTACGCAACAATATACCCCCTTGAAAACTCAACTGTAAGGATATTTATAAACGACCATGAAATATCTGCAGTTTTTAGAAAAACAGCCCTTCCTCTCTGGGCTGATTTACCCCTTGATTTTGTTGAACATATAGAGATATATCAGGGGGAATCTGCAATAAAATTCAACAATGAAGCAGCAGGAACGATAATAAAAATCTACACAAAAAAACCAGAAAGGGAAAACGGCGGCAGGATTAGAGCCATGCTGTCATCAAAGTATGGAAATCTTTTCAGCTTTTACTCAGGTTGGGAACTTCCGGGAAGTTCTGCATTCTCATTTTTTATAGGAAAATCAAGACAGATCAGCCAAAAGTATTACAATCAGGGAAGCGATACAAGGCTTGATGAAAAAAATTACTACGGTTATGTAAGTTTTTTTATCAAAGGTTGGTTTTTAGAATCTGCAGTTGCAAATAAAAACTCATCACGGTTCAGAGGAGACACCTTAAAAAAATTTCCCTTATCGTCAGATTTTGAAAACTCACACGGTTATATATCTATAGAAAAAATAGTATCAAAGGAGCTGGGTTTGAAAATAAGGATATATGCTGACAGAATATCTTCCGATACTATTGAGAATGGAGAAAAAACCGACCCTATAATTGCCGTTAACCCTATTGAACCTGTCCTTTTCTGGAACAGGAATGTTGAAAGCTACAAAGCAGGAATAGACTTTTACGGTCAGATAAAAAAAGGTTCCAATGTTCTGTCCTACGGAGGAAAAATACAGAAAACAGGATACAGACTGACAGACATGAGAGACAAAAAAGTAATCAAGGACAGAAACAGCGAACACTACAGGTCTGTATTTGTTGAAGATGTTTACAACATCACCCCTTACTTAGGAATAGTAGGTGGAGTAAAGTATGAAAGTATGGAGAGGAAATACGGAAAAGATATTGACACAACTCTGTGGAGAATGGGACTGATCTCTCTTTTCTCAGAGAAAAATTATTTTAAGCTCTTTGTTTCTAAGTATTATACTCCACCTTATTTTGTAGAAATATACACAAACCCTGACCTGAAAAAACAGAAAAACAGATCATTAACAGGGGAATTCTCATACAAAACACAGTTAGGAAGGTTTATTTTCACAGCAGGATTTATAAAAGTCCACAACTCAATAATGATAGATCCTGTAAGCTATGTTTACTACAACACAGATGAAACACTAAAGTACAGGTTTTACTCTGTTGATTACATAAAGAAAATAGGAAATTTTATTTTAAAAACCGACTTTTTCACCGTTAAGGTCAATAAAAAATCATACAAAACAGCACCCTCAAAAGGGGGTTTTTTCAAACTGGGATATCTTAAAGATACTGTTTCGTTTTTTGTTGAATTGATATACAGGGAAGGTTACAGATTTGGCAATAGATATATAAAAAGCGGATACGACCTCACAGGAGGGATAAAAGTCCAGATTATTGAAAACGGTTACATTGAGTTTAAAGGATACAACCTTCTAAACAAAGGATTAAGAACCCCTGCTTTTAAAGATCCTGATTTCACCTACTACCTTGATGATAGAAAACTGACAATAAGTTTTGTAAAGGAATTTTAA
- a CDS encoding GGDEF domain-containing phosphodiesterase has translation MRRKERKLLFDYLPVFLILLSILLSIYFMVPKVQEIIENSIIKNAIVPSVSKGLDKIILQIEKDASRVGLKELFKNKKFTSWLEDKIYIFINDDVKYAYILYFDKDGKIRYLADFSKEDRARYWQTFNAFDSAIEKVLKEKKAVVIKQSDYTGIWLTLIKPIKINNQVKGAFVIDFSINKLQEIQSILNRIKEFILAVSVFILLSIFVSVYQFIRYKKNLKKMYIDPLTGVYNRLFMYDNIDLLKKGYYTTLIIDIDFFKRINDTYGHDVGDYVLKEVAERLKRCIREDEDILVRYGGEEFLLFIKSNPHSEEYRYNIIQLANRLRTEVSKNVITYNNIKMKVTISIGVALCRENTDIDQMIKLADMALYRAKQNGRNRVEVYDKGLEANDKGIAIIKEAIDKNGVVCWFQPIYNLKTGKAVRYESLVRIVAEDGKLIYPHQFLNAIRRTYVHVDLTKKVIEFNVRTLLDNPKMRISMNLSALDIYNDDIIDYLDFLIINKKLASRLTIEILESEDIEDYEFFKEKIMRIKEIGCSIGIDDFGAGYSNFAHIVELNPEFLKIDGSLIKDIDINKRSIAIVKAIKHFADELGINVIAEYIHSEYILRKVLEVGIIYGQGYYLKEPLPLRKRKSA, from the coding sequence GTGAGAAGAAAAGAAAGAAAGCTACTTTTTGATTATCTGCCTGTTTTCCTGATACTTTTGAGCATTCTTCTATCTATATATTTTATGGTTCCAAAGGTTCAGGAAATTATAGAAAACAGCATAATAAAAAATGCGATAGTTCCATCTGTATCAAAAGGTTTAGACAAAATTATTCTACAGATAGAAAAGGACGCTTCACGGGTTGGACTAAAAGAGCTTTTCAAAAACAAAAAATTCACCTCTTGGCTTGAAGATAAGATATACATATTTATTAATGATGATGTTAAATATGCGTACATTCTTTATTTTGATAAAGACGGCAAAATAAGATATCTTGCGGACTTTTCAAAAGAGGACAGGGCAAGATACTGGCAAACCTTTAATGCTTTTGACAGTGCGATAGAGAAAGTATTAAAAGAAAAGAAAGCTGTTGTAATAAAACAGTCAGATTATACAGGAATCTGGCTAACCCTTATAAAACCAATAAAAATAAATAATCAGGTAAAAGGGGCATTTGTAATTGATTTTTCTATAAACAAACTTCAGGAAATACAGAGTATACTCAACAGAATAAAAGAGTTTATCCTTGCCGTTTCTGTATTTATACTCCTTTCTATATTTGTTTCAGTTTATCAGTTTATCAGATACAAGAAGAACCTCAAAAAAATGTATATTGATCCGCTAACAGGTGTGTATAACAGACTTTTTATGTATGACAATATAGATCTGTTAAAAAAGGGTTATTATACAACACTTATAATTGATATTGATTTTTTTAAAAGAATAAATGACACATACGGGCATGATGTCGGAGATTATGTTCTCAAAGAAGTAGCAGAAAGATTAAAAAGATGTATAAGAGAAGATGAAGACATTCTTGTAAGGTATGGTGGGGAGGAATTTCTGCTTTTTATAAAATCCAATCCACATTCTGAAGAATACAGATACAACATTATCCAGCTTGCAAACAGGCTCAGGACAGAAGTTTCAAAAAATGTTATCACTTACAACAACATAAAGATGAAAGTAACCATATCAATAGGGGTCGCTTTATGCAGAGAAAATACGGATATTGATCAGATGATTAAACTTGCAGATATGGCTCTCTACAGGGCAAAACAGAACGGAAGAAACAGGGTTGAGGTTTATGATAAAGGGCTTGAAGCAAACGATAAAGGAATAGCAATCATAAAGGAAGCGATTGATAAAAACGGGGTAGTATGCTGGTTTCAGCCTATCTACAATTTGAAAACAGGAAAAGCTGTAAGATACGAATCACTTGTAAGAATTGTGGCAGAAGACGGCAAACTTATTTATCCCCATCAATTTTTAAATGCCATAAGAAGAACATATGTTCATGTTGATCTAACAAAAAAAGTGATTGAGTTCAACGTTAGAACACTGCTTGACAATCCTAAAATGAGGATAAGCATGAACCTTTCTGCCCTTGATATATACAACGACGACATAATTGATTACCTTGACTTTTTGATAATAAATAAAAAGCTTGCAAGTAGGCTCACAATAGAGATACTTGAGTCTGAGGATATTGAGGATTATGAATTTTTCAAGGAAAAAATAATGAGAATAAAAGAGATAGGGTGCAGTATCGGTATTGATGACTTTGGTGCAGGATACTCCAATTTTGCACACATAGTAGAACTAAACCCTGAATTTTTAAAAATAGATGGATCATTAATAAAAGATATTGATATAAACAAAAGATCAATAGCTATAGTAAAAGCTATAAAACATTTTGCTGATGAGCTTGGTATAAATGTTATAGCAGAGTATATACATTCTGAATACATACTGAGAAAAGTTCTTGAAGTTGGAATTATATATGGTCAGGGCTACTATCTGAAAGAGCCTCTCCCATTAAGAAAAAGAAAATCTGCATGA
- a CDS encoding DUF2283 domain-containing protein produces the protein MEIKFDKEANALYIKLTDKPIAYTEEITPNIIVDYSEDGKPVGIEILNASRELKRENIEQLLQTV, from the coding sequence ATGGAGATAAAATTTGATAAAGAAGCAAATGCACTTTATATAAAATTAACGGATAAACCGATCGCTTATACAGAAGAAATAACACCAAATATAATTGTAGATTATTCAGAAGATGGTAAACCTGTAGGGATAGAAATATTAAACGCAAGTAGAGAACTGAAGAGAGAAAATATAGAACAATTGCTACAAACAGTTTGA
- a CDS encoding DUF4258 domain-containing protein, which produces MNYRFSKHALERIKERKIKKEWVLETLKNPDEIIEESYTEHRYYKVIKDFGNRTLKVVLNPESSIIITVYFDRGKKPWR; this is translated from the coding sequence GTGAACTACAGATTTTCAAAACATGCTTTAGAAAGGATCAAAGAAAGAAAAATCAAAAAGGAGTGGGTCCTTGAGACCTTAAAAAATCCTGATGAAATAATTGAAGAATCATATACAGAGCACAGGTATTACAAAGTTATTAAAGATTTTGGAAATAGAACCTTAAAGGTTGTTTTAAACCCAGAAAGCAGTATTATAATAACTGTATATTTTGACAGAGGCAAAAAACCATGGAGATAA
- a CDS encoding pitrilysin family protein: MKKIIILMVVAMTTLSYAGQRIKNIYIEKLENGVTAIIKERKDTQAVAIQVWFGVGSVFENDRERGLSHFLEHMLFNGTKYTKPGEIEFEIEKKGGSINAGTSTDFTFYHVEIASPFWKESLRYLYYMTTAPTLSEKMIEKEKPIVLEELNRHLDNPKSVLWDTYNKLAYKVSNYKHPVIGYRETIEKFDQKLVKEYFYSHYVPSNTYVVVVGNVNKDKVLKEIKETFGKVKGKHYKPPKVPLEPPQKEIRKKIIRKPQITRAYVAIGWQAPPISDRESFTANVLEEIFTGGRTSVLYQKLRETGLVQAVYGGYLSHRGTSQFLFYFVTDVDKVDRVKKELFKIIKEFKEKGIPEEIIENAKRKIINSEVFAREEVTHDAEALGYAASVAEDIYYDIKYTQNIEKVTKRDIDQYLRKYFGDNNYTEVQLLPQSP, encoded by the coding sequence ATGAAAAAAATAATAATTTTGATGGTGGTAGCTATGACAACATTAAGTTATGCAGGACAGAGGATAAAAAATATTTATATTGAAAAACTTGAAAATGGCGTCACAGCAATAATAAAAGAGAGAAAAGATACTCAGGCTGTCGCTATTCAGGTATGGTTTGGGGTTGGTTCTGTTTTTGAAAATGACAGGGAAAGAGGGCTTTCCCATTTCCTTGAGCATATGCTTTTCAACGGAACAAAATACACAAAACCCGGTGAGATAGAGTTTGAGATAGAGAAAAAAGGAGGAAGTATAAATGCAGGAACAAGCACAGATTTTACATTTTATCATGTTGAGATAGCATCACCTTTCTGGAAAGAATCCCTCAGATACCTTTATTACATGACGACAGCACCAACCCTTTCTGAAAAAATGATAGAAAAAGAAAAACCTATAGTTCTTGAAGAGCTGAACAGACATCTGGATAATCCAAAAAGCGTTCTGTGGGATACATATAACAAACTTGCGTATAAGGTTAGCAACTACAAACACCCTGTTATAGGATACAGGGAAACAATAGAAAAGTTTGATCAAAAACTTGTTAAGGAATACTTTTACTCCCATTATGTTCCTTCCAACACCTATGTTGTTGTTGTTGGAAATGTAAATAAAGACAAAGTTTTGAAAGAGATAAAGGAAACATTCGGTAAGGTAAAGGGAAAACATTACAAACCTCCAAAGGTTCCTCTTGAACCTCCACAAAAAGAGATAAGAAAAAAGATCATCAGAAAACCCCAGATAACAAGGGCTTATGTTGCGATAGGTTGGCAGGCTCCACCTATAAGCGATAGAGAGAGCTTTACAGCCAATGTGCTTGAGGAGATATTTACAGGAGGAAGAACATCTGTTCTTTACCAGAAACTGAGAGAAACAGGTCTTGTTCAGGCTGTTTATGGGGGTTATTTATCCCACAGGGGAACAAGCCAGTTTCTTTTTTATTTTGTTACAGATGTTGATAAGGTGGACAGGGTGAAAAAGGAGCTTTTTAAGATAATAAAAGAGTTTAAAGAGAAAGGTATCCCTGAAGAGATTATTGAAAATGCAAAAAGAAAGATAATAAACAGCGAAGTATTTGCAAGGGAGGAGGTAACACACGACGCAGAAGCTCTGGGGTATGCGGCATCTGTTGCAGAGGATATTTATTACGACATAAAATATACACAAAATATTGAAAAAGTTACAAAGAGGGATATAGATCAGTATTTAAGAAAATATTTTGGTGATAATAATTATACAGAAGTTCAGCTTCTTCCTCAGTCCCCGTAG
- a CDS encoding restriction endonuclease, with protein sequence MRFDFIDLALLIIIFSIVGYYAYLRYREEKRKKEKQLIPTLKYYLEKFSREKKEFTEKAKKFKDKIEHFRNKLQQIEREIYRYKWDKDEKKYLRTLKGTDFEWTMSFLLKILGFKVYEPSIYKDHNIDFIVEIGGYKICVDFVDYQQLKKLNENYLRQLISGKEKYRCSGIWVISNGNWENKNSLDKEIVFFDYRDILEFFPSIRIVEDYYETQTKFHNYELLHKETTDEIIRRDTWIKEVEEKLKEAYRKKSMVAE encoded by the coding sequence ATGAGATTTGATTTTATAGATTTAGCCCTTCTGATTATTATTTTCAGCATAGTAGGTTATTACGCCTATTTAAGGTATAGGGAAGAAAAAAGAAAAAAAGAAAAACAGCTTATTCCTACCCTAAAATACTACCTTGAAAAATTTAGCAGGGAAAAAAAGGAGTTTACAGAAAAGGCAAAAAAATTTAAAGACAAAATAGAACATTTCAGAAACAAACTCCAGCAGATAGAAAGGGAGATTTACAGATATAAATGGGATAAAGATGAGAAAAAATATTTAAGAACTCTTAAAGGGACAGATTTTGAGTGGACAATGTCTTTTTTGTTGAAGATATTGGGGTTTAAGGTGTATGAGCCCTCTATTTATAAGGATCACAACATAGATTTTATAGTGGAGATAGGCGGATATAAGATATGTGTTGATTTTGTTGATTATCAACAGCTGAAAAAGTTAAATGAAAACTATTTAAGACAGCTTATTTCAGGAAAAGAAAAGTACAGATGTTCAGGGATCTGGGTAATTTCCAACGGAAATTGGGAGAATAAAAACAGCCTGGATAAAGAAATTGTTTTTTTTGATTACAGAGATATACTGGAATTTTTTCCATCTATCAGAATAGTTGAGGACTACTACGAAACACAAACAAAGTTTCACAATTACGAACTTCTGCATAAGGAAACAACAGATGAGATAATAAGAAGAGATACATGGATAAAGGAGGTTGAGGAGAAACTAAAAGAAGCATACAGGAAAAAAAGTATGGTGGCAGAATGA
- a CDS encoding O-acetyl-ADP-ribose deacetylase: MEIKINNTKIILKIGDITEEDTQAIVNAANSTLMGGGGVDGAIHRKGGSAILEECKKIRKEKYTDGLPTGEAVITTGGNLKANYVIHTVGPICSGSFKEREEKLLYNAYYNSLRLAKEKGIKSISFPSISTGAYRCPVDKAAKTAFKAVIDFIKNENYIEEIRFVLFTQDVYERYKEAFNEI; this comes from the coding sequence ATGGAAATAAAAATAAACAACACAAAAATTATCCTTAAGATAGGAGACATTACCGAGGAAGATACGCAGGCTATTGTGAATGCGGCAAACTCCACACTTATGGGAGGTGGAGGAGTAGATGGGGCTATCCACAGGAAGGGGGGATCAGCCATATTGGAAGAATGCAAAAAAATAAGAAAAGAGAAATATACTGATGGTCTTCCCACTGGCGAAGCTGTTATAACAACGGGAGGAAACCTTAAGGCTAATTATGTGATACATACTGTGGGTCCTATATGCAGTGGGAGTTTTAAAGAAAGGGAAGAAAAACTTCTTTACAACGCTTACTACAACAGTTTAAGACTTGCCAAAGAAAAGGGAATAAAAAGCATCTCTTTTCCTTCTATCAGCACAGGAGCATACAGGTGTCCTGTTGACAAAGCGGCAAAAACAGCTTTTAAAGCCGTTATAGACTTTATAAAAAATGAGAACTATATTGAAGAGATAAGGTTTGTCCTCTTTACCCAAGATGTTTACGAAAGATATAAAGAGGCGTTTAATGAGATTTGA
- a CDS encoding HDOD domain-containing protein, with the protein MEESFIYLGRQPILNREKKIVAYEILYRKKLESFARIEDEDQATSRVIVNIFNNIGIKNLVGEKKAFINVNSEVLFYDIFDFIPSNNIVIEILENTSVDQKLIERIKRIKKLGFEFALDDYVETEDTKKLIPYIDYIKVDLIQTPYKKLPDLVKSLKEKKKILLAEKVENYDMFKDAYTLGFDLFQGYFFARPSIITHRRFDPYEITLITLLKLLNNEGTPVDQIENTIKSDVHLTYNLLKFVNSAYFSFKTKIKTIRHAVMMLGYRRLRIWVLLMLYADAKVGGIDNPLLELALMRGKMLENMALRKTKDRNFADMAFLTGILSLLDVLLGIPKDEILSDLNIDEEIKNALIKGEGMLGKMLKLCEYLEAGDLLHLKTELVDIGCKIEDFFKAEEDAVFYVEDIKQKLLKGAV; encoded by the coding sequence ATGGAAGAATCTTTTATTTATCTGGGGCGTCAGCCTATTCTCAATAGAGAAAAGAAAATAGTAGCATATGAGATCCTTTACAGAAAAAAGCTTGAATCTTTTGCAAGAATAGAAGATGAAGATCAGGCAACCTCCAGAGTAATAGTAAACATATTCAACAATATAGGAATAAAAAATCTGGTTGGGGAAAAAAAAGCATTTATAAATGTTAATTCTGAGGTTCTTTTTTACGACATTTTTGATTTTATCCCTTCAAACAACATTGTTATTGAGATTTTAGAAAACACATCTGTTGATCAAAAACTGATAGAAAGAATAAAAAGGATCAAAAAGCTTGGTTTTGAGTTTGCACTTGATGATTATGTTGAGACTGAAGATACAAAAAAGCTCATTCCTTATATAGATTATATAAAAGTAGATCTTATCCAGACCCCTTATAAAAAACTTCCAGACCTTGTAAAATCCCTAAAAGAAAAGAAAAAGATACTTCTTGCAGAAAAAGTTGAAAACTACGACATGTTTAAAGATGCCTATACACTGGGTTTTGATCTTTTTCAGGGATATTTTTTTGCAAGACCTTCCATAATAACCCACAGAAGGTTTGATCCTTACGAGATAACCCTTATAACTCTTCTTAAGCTTTTAAATAATGAAGGTACTCCTGTTGACCAGATAGAAAATACGATAAAAAGCGATGTTCACCTGACATACAACCTTCTTAAATTTGTTAATTCAGCTTACTTCAGTTTCAAAACAAAAATAAAAACAATAAGACATGCCGTTATGATGCTGGGCTACAGGAGGCTCAGAATATGGGTTCTTCTGATGCTTTATGCAGATGCAAAGGTGGGAGGTATTGACAACCCACTTCTTGAGCTTGCTCTTATGAGGGGAAAGATGCTTGAGAATATGGCTTTAAGAAAAACAAAAGACAGAAACTTTGCTGATATGGCATTTCTGACAGGTATTTTATCACTTCTTGATGTTCTTCTGGGGATACCAAAAGATGAGATACTATCAGACCTTAACATAGATGAAGAGATAAAAAATGCCCTGATAAAAGGAGAGGGGATGTTAGGTAAAATGTTAAAATTGTGTGAGTATCTTGAGGCAGGTGATTTACTACATCTGAAAACAGAACTTGTAGATATAGGCTGTAAAATAGAAGACTTTTTTAAAGCAGAAGAAGATGCTGTTTTTTATGTAGAGGACATAAAGCAGAAACTACTTAAAGGAGCGGTTTGA
- a CDS encoding FAD-dependent thymidylate synthase, which translates to MLITKIFKLEDFRESIPFTAIGARTCYSSGNLEYLLNDPRVVSREERAKFLSKLGNYKHFSVFAHSFAYKDLSDVDEKIIDSYLPEEIKNLPKKEKAKITAMKIASTKFKSHYNPEYPTVIGISLRHYLEDLLAEDEEKYYKTFEKMADFDIPIKPLGSRGNTTLIGLLKDYDGYAVFFIQDISRTMTHQLVRHTALNYSQRSQRYVREDENLLIIPPSVKKSEFELQDKTLVENYLNLINSYKAFIERADIKENLKGEVISRINDFTEEYKKTERLKLEDIFRLTDQLAQTVYDLSVYNGKVKREDARFILPHGRKTTIVVSGTISWIKDFIVKRTDPHAQWEIQNVANQMKQLLLEQGIDV; encoded by the coding sequence ATGTTAATAACAAAAATCTTCAAGCTGGAAGACTTCAGGGAAAGCATTCCCTTTACAGCTATAGGTGCAAGAACATGTTATTCCTCTGGAAATCTTGAATATCTCTTAAATGATCCAAGGGTTGTAAGCAGGGAAGAAAGGGCAAAATTTCTGTCAAAGCTGGGTAACTACAAACATTTCAGCGTTTTTGCCCATTCATTTGCTTACAAAGACCTTTCAGATGTTGATGAAAAAATTATTGACAGCTACCTACCTGAAGAAATAAAAAATCTACCAAAAAAAGAAAAGGCAAAAATTACTGCTATGAAGATAGCCTCAACAAAGTTTAAGTCCCACTACAACCCAGAATACCCAACAGTAATAGGTATCTCCCTCCGCCACTACCTTGAGGATCTTCTTGCCGAAGATGAGGAAAAATATTACAAAACATTTGAAAAGATGGCAGACTTTGATATTCCCATAAAGCCCCTTGGCTCAAGAGGAAACACAACTCTTATAGGTCTTTTAAAAGATTACGACGGATATGCCGTATTCTTCATACAGGACATATCAAGAACAATGACCCATCAGCTTGTAAGACATACTGCCCTTAATTACAGTCAGAGAAGCCAGAGATATGTAAGAGAAGATGAAAACCTTCTCATTATACCTCCATCTGTAAAAAAATCTGAGTTTGAGCTACAGGACAAAACCCTTGTTGAAAACTATCTGAACCTGATTAACAGCTACAAAGCATTTATTGAGAGAGCTGATATAAAGGAAAATTTAAAAGGGGAAGTTATATCAAGGATCAATGATTTTACTGAAGAATATAAAAAGACAGAAAGACTAAAGCTTGAGGATATTTTTAGACTTACAGACCAGCTTGCCCAGACTGTTTATGACCTTTCAGTTTACAACGGAAAGGTAAAAAGAGAAGATGCAAGATTTATACTTCCACACGGTAGAAAAACAACAATTGTTGTATCGGGAACTATCAGCTGGATAAAGGATTTTATTGTAAAAAGAACAGATCCCCACGCCCAGTGGGAGATACAGAATGTTGCAAACCAGATGAAACAGCTACTATTAGAGCAGGGTATAGATGTTTAA
- a CDS encoding AarF/UbiB family protein: MFKRKIKLLKRFKDISATLSKLGFYNIYDYFKILFGIEVEPGAKPRRIREALEKLGPSFIKLGQILSTRPDIVPVYIIDELIKLQDRVAPVDFGIIQKTLNRNYGDRLYEIFSYIDPTPLASASISQVHVGYLKTGEKVAIKVKRPNLEQIIQLDSELMLMVVDFLERHFKNVKEFNLKGVIHQFRRTTLQEADFSIEAQNIKIFQENFRDYPGFKVPKCFYDISTPEVLITEFIEGTKISEVETLKKKGLDPEDIAVRLTDAYFKMVFIDGVYHADPHPGNLFVLDDGTIVAIDFGMIAFLSKTKKKYFFDYIIAVTTLDLNLAIQFYEGFNMFTPRTDFGNFEADLQFFLEKYHNKRLDEINLREMIEDIISFIRENHLKLPTDIAYLGKAALNLEGTVRKLNPTFNPTERLKNFVGVSTKDYIKEKLSEIRDVTELSFYLIFKIEHIYRLLIRERVTFQIIFKDLEELQKFYKMQTGKIAFAILFVGLLISSALFYMSGKDTTGLILLVISFFAGLISFYKVFRF, translated from the coding sequence ATGTTTAAAAGAAAAATAAAGCTTCTAAAAAGATTTAAAGATATATCAGCAACTTTATCAAAGCTGGGCTTTTACAATATATACGACTACTTTAAAATTCTTTTCGGAATTGAGGTTGAACCGGGGGCAAAACCAAGAAGAATTAGAGAAGCCCTTGAAAAACTGGGTCCATCTTTCATAAAACTCGGTCAGATACTCAGCACAAGGCCGGACATTGTTCCTGTTTACATCATAGATGAGCTTATAAAACTTCAAGATAGGGTTGCTCCTGTAGATTTTGGGATCATTCAAAAGACCTTAAACAGAAATTATGGAGACAGGCTATATGAAATATTCTCATATATAGATCCAACTCCCCTTGCATCAGCTTCTATATCACAGGTTCATGTGGGCTACTTAAAAACAGGAGAAAAAGTTGCTATAAAAGTAAAAAGACCTAATCTTGAGCAGATCATTCAGCTTGATTCAGAGCTTATGTTAATGGTTGTTGATTTTCTTGAAAGACATTTTAAGAATGTAAAAGAGTTTAATCTCAAAGGTGTGATCCATCAGTTTAGAAGAACAACGCTTCAGGAAGCTGATTTTTCCATAGAAGCACAGAACATAAAGATATTTCAGGAAAACTTCAGAGATTATCCCGGTTTCAAAGTGCCTAAATGTTTTTATGATATATCAACACCCGAAGTTCTCATAACAGAGTTTATAGAAGGAACAAAAATATCTGAGGTTGAAACACTGAAAAAAAAAGGTCTTGATCCTGAGGATATCGCTGTCAGGCTGACAGATGCATACTTTAAGATGGTTTTTATAGATGGGGTTTACCACGCAGACCCTCACCCAGGAAATCTATTTGTATTAGATGACGGAACAATTGTAGCTATTGATTTTGGAATGATAGCATTCCTGTCAAAAACCAAGAAAAAATACTTTTTTGATTATATTATAGCCGTTACAACCCTTGATCTGAACCTTGCGATACAGTTTTATGAAGGCTTTAATATGTTCACACCAAGAACAGATTTTGGGAACTTTGAGGCTGATCTGCAGTTTTTCCTTGAAAAATACCACAACAAAAGGTTAGACGAGATAAACTTAAGGGAGATGATTGAGGACATAATAAGTTTTATAAGAGAAAATCATCTAAAACTTCCAACAGATATAGCATATCTTGGAAAAGCTGCCCTTAACCTTGAAGGAACGGTAAGAAAGCTGAATCCGACTTTTAACCCTACAGAAAGACTGAAAAATTTTGTTGGTGTTTCAACAAAAGATTACATAAAAGAAAAGTTATCTGAGATAAGAGATGTTACAGAACTTTCTTTTTATTTAATATTCAAGATAGAACATATATACAGGCTTCTAATCAGAGAAAGGGTTACATTCCAGATTATATTCAAGGATCTGGAAGAACTTCAAAAATTTTATAAAATGCAGACAGGAAAGATAGCATTTGCGATATTATTTGTTGGCTTGCTCATATCATCTGCACTTTTTTATATGTCTGGAAAAGATACAACAGGTCTGATATTACTTGTAATATCATTTTTTGCAGGTTTAATATCTTTCTACAAAGTATTTAGATTTTAG